Proteins from a single region of Platichthys flesus chromosome 16, fPlaFle2.1, whole genome shotgun sequence:
- the fmc1 gene encoding protein FMC1 homolog isoform X1 has product MASMSPPLRVCRGILKELRASMGQSYRQSLAYNYVLDQFRKNKASLSVTGERYCRAQQEAHHDSQTYLCLLTATRRHLALHQLYHGKGERNIEQAADMVGLRLPTQPGGKGWEK; this is encoded by the exons ATGGCGTCGATGTCACCGCCGCTGCGCGTGTGTCGCGGGATCCTGAAGGAGCTGCGCGCCTCCATGGGGCAGAGCTACAGACAGTCCCTGGCCTACAACTATGTCCTGGACCAGTTCCGAAAGAACAAGGCGAGTTTATCC GTGACCGGGGAACGGTACTGCCGGGCCCAGCAGGAGGCGCATCACGACTCGCAAACATACCTGTGTCTGCTGACGGCCACCAGGCGCCACCTGGCCCTGCACCAGCTCTACCACGGCAAGGGGGAGCGCAACATCGAGCAGGCGGCCGACATGGTGGGGCTCAGGTTGCCCACTCAGCCTGGAGGCAAAGGCTGGGAGAAGTGA
- the fmc1 gene encoding protein FMC1 homolog isoform X2, whose amino-acid sequence MASMSPPLRVCRGILKELRASMGQSYRQSLAYNYVLDQFRKNKVTGERYCRAQQEAHHDSQTYLCLLTATRRHLALHQLYHGKGERNIEQAADMVGLRLPTQPGGKGWEK is encoded by the exons ATGGCGTCGATGTCACCGCCGCTGCGCGTGTGTCGCGGGATCCTGAAGGAGCTGCGCGCCTCCATGGGGCAGAGCTACAGACAGTCCCTGGCCTACAACTATGTCCTGGACCAGTTCCGAAAGAACAAG GTGACCGGGGAACGGTACTGCCGGGCCCAGCAGGAGGCGCATCACGACTCGCAAACATACCTGTGTCTGCTGACGGCCACCAGGCGCCACCTGGCCCTGCACCAGCTCTACCACGGCAAGGGGGAGCGCAACATCGAGCAGGCGGCCGACATGGTGGGGCTCAGGTTGCCCACTCAGCCTGGAGGCAAAGGCTGGGAGAAGTGA
- the LOC133970783 gene encoding heme-binding protein 1-like codes for MFGMIKNSLFGNTEETEYKLLSTETKDGVSFEVRRYDAAKYAVVSSEGRSFDQATGELVRKLLMYIGGSNEQGEAMGTAAPLIITVYPRNDGVLSRRLVVGIRVPTAYQQSPPTPSDSAIRIEERPGMTVYTLQFGGFAAESEFRAEALRLTRTLGESAPFQRKQYFCCSFDPPLKPYGRRNEVWFLQEEP; via the exons ATGTTTGGCATGATCAAGAACTCGCTCTTCGGAAACACCGAGGAGACGGAATACAAGCTGCTCAGCACCGAGACCAAG GACGGAGTGAGCTTTGAGGTGCGGCGATACGATGCTGCCAAATACGCCGTGGTGTCCTCGGAGGGACGAAGCTTCGACCAGGCGACGGGGGAGCTGGTGAGGAAGCTGCTCATGTACATTGGTGGCAGCAACGAACAAG GTGAGGCCATGGGTACAGCCGCGCCCCTCATCATCACGGTGTACCCGCGGAACGACGGCGTCCTGTCTCGCCGGCTGGTGGTGGGCATCCGTGTGCCCACCGCGTACCAGCAGAGCCCCCCCACTCCCAGCGACAGTGCCATCAGGATCGAGGAGCGGCCCGGCATGACGGTCTATACTCT TCAGTTCGGAGGCTTCGCGGCGGAGAGCGAGTTCCGAGCGGAGGCCTTGCGTCTGACCCGCACCCTGGGTGAGAGCGCCCCCTTCCAGCGCAAGCAGTacttctgctgcagcttcgACCCGCCGCTCAAGCCTTATGGACGCCGCAACGAGGTGTGGTTTCTACAGGAGGAGCCGTAA
- the wbp2nl gene encoding postacrosomal sheath WW domain-binding protein translates to MALNRNHSQNGGVLINNGESVLRECKNVELSFTDVSGKTDLLKGTKKGSVFLTPYRLLFVSSNTKDCLGSAMFPYYMMKGCSIEQPVFAANYIKGTVTAEPGGGWEGQAHFKMSFTSGGAIELGQHLFKLATNASRAGPAQNGAASYGYPSPGVMNGYGPAPPAQHGYPYPPPPQQNGFYQAPPAAPDNMGYTYPTAAAGMYPSGFDYMAPPPPYPGPPQNWTAPPQNWTAAPQAAPGNSKAAEAAGSAYYNPSNPHNVYMPMERPPPYAPYPDIPKKKDN, encoded by the exons atggcGCTCAACCGCAACCACTCGCAGAACGGAGGCGTGTTGATCAACAACGGAGAAAG TGTTTTAAGGGAGTGTAAGAACGTGGAGCTGTCCTTCACTGATGTCTCAGGGAAGACCGACCTGCTCAAGGGGACCAAGAAGGGCTCAGTGTTCCTCACCCCGTACAGG ctgctgtttgtgtccaGTAACACCAAGGACTGCCTGGGGTCGGCCATGTTCCCCTATTATATGATGAAGGGCTGCAGTATTGAGCAGCCAGTGTTTGCAGCCAACTACATTAAAGGGACAGTTACAGCTGAACCAGGCG GTGGCTGGGAGGGCCAGGCTCATTTCAAGATGTCATTCACCAGTGGAGGAGCCATCGAACTGGGACAGCATCTGTTCAAACTGGCCACAAATG CTTCTCGTGCTGGTCCGGCCCAGAATGGTGCTGCCTCTTACGGCTACCCTTCACCTGGGGTTATGAACGGCTACGGCCCAGCCCCACCTGCTCAGCATGGCTACCCGTACCCACCCCCTCCCCAGCAGAATGGATTCTACCAGGCGCCTCCCGCTGCTCCTGACAACATGGGCTACACCTAtccaacagctgctgcag GAATGTACCCGTCTGGATTTGACTACAtggccccccctcccccttacCCTGGGCCACCCCAAAACTGGACTGCACCCCCTCAGAATTGGACAGCAGCACCACAAGCAGCTCCag GTAACTCCAAGGCGGCTGAGGCAGCAGGCAGCGCGTATTACAACCCCAGTAATCCACACAATGTCTACATGCCCATG GAGCGGCCTCCACCTTATGCACCTTATCCAGACATTCCCAAGAAGAAAGACAACTGA